From the genome of Candidatus Acidiferrales bacterium:
TTCGTTCACCGCAGCCGCTTGATAGAGGATGGGTATCTGAATATTTCGTGGGTTTGCAGTGGTCTCACCCGTGATTATCCTCTGTTCTTTCCATGCTTTATTTACCGGACAATCTTCGGTTTGACACAACGGGAGCTTGAAAACTTCGTAGCATTTTTTCTTTGCTATCGCATCTTCTCTTTCTATTCCCGCGAAATTTAGAGATGCCGAGTTGGCAAAGTGAAGTGTAAATTCCCTGTCCATCGAATAGACCGGCGTACCGACAGCGTTAAGAGACGACAAGAGCCTTGCTGTAACCGAAGACATCTTGTTAAAGGATTCCCCTAACTTTCCGAATTCATCTCTCGAATTGAGCTCGACTCTTGTACCCCACTCGCCTTTTGATATTCTTCGAGCCGCTTCAGATAGGACATTTAAAGGTGAAATTACTGATCGGTACAGGAAAAATCCGGCAGCGGCAAGGATAATCGTACTCGCACAGGTTATATACCAAGGATTATTTCCGATCGTCAGCAGAATGAGGACTAATGCGGTTGCTCCGAAAGTTGCCGTTATTCGCATTGGATTCATCGAATTCATCTGTCGCCGATTTTGTCCTCAATCGATTCTTATGAATTTAGTTTCGCTCCGCTAGCAATATAATCAACCGGCCTTTTCCGTCCCTATGTCGGCCAAATGTTCCTGCTCGTCCGATGACAGGACTTTATCAAGATCAAGGAGAATCAGCAGCCTGTCTTGTAGTTTTGCAACGCCGGTTATGTAATTCGCATTTATGTTAGTTGTCAACTCGGGAGGCGGTTCGATTACACTCTTTTCAACCCGGATGACTTCTTTCACCATGTCGACAAGAAACCCGACCACTTTGTCGGGCAGCTCCACGACGATTATCCTGGTCTCATTGTCATGGGTTTTCTTTTCTATGCCGAAGCGCGTTCTCAGATCGATAACAGGGACTATCTTCCCGCGCAAATTTATTACCCCTTCGACAAAAACCGGAGACTTCGGAACACGAGTGATTTCGACTGTGCGAATTATTTCCTGTACCCTAAGTATGTCGACTCCAAACTCCTCGTTCTGAACCACGAAACTTACGAGCTGATAGATTGTTTCGTTCGTTTGTGAGTTCGCATTCATCTTGATTCTCCTCTTGGTGATCTCCTACGATTTATGCATGCCGTGAAGATTTACAAGTTTTCCGTTTTGTCGTACGGCATAGGAACTTTTCTGCTGAATCTTAGAAT
Proteins encoded in this window:
- a CDS encoding chemotaxis protein CheW, with amino-acid sequence MNANSQTNETIYQLVSFVVQNEEFGVDILRVQEIIRTVEITRVPKSPVFVEGVINLRGKIVPVIDLRTRFGIEKKTHDNETRIIVVELPDKVVGFLVDMVKEVIRVEKSVIEPPPELTTNINANYITGVAKLQDRLLILLDLDKVLSSDEQEHLADIGTEKAG